The following proteins come from a genomic window of Peptoniphilus equinus:
- the gctB gene encoding glutaconate CoA-transferase subunit B, which translates to MARYDNYTNKEMQAVTIARQIEDGQIVIVGTGLPLIGAAVAKQKYAPNCNLIVESGLMDCSPIEVPRSVGDNRLGAQCAVQWTNVRFVGFEYNEWLFDRQRMIAFIGGAQIDPFGNVNSTVIGDYNHPTTRFTGSGGANGIATYVNTVIMMQHEKRRFIEKVDYVTSPGWMDGPGGRERAGIPGNVGPKMVVTDKGILKFDDDTKRMYLAGYYPSSSPEDVLENTGFDIDVSRAVELEAPEEDVIRLIREEIDPGQAFIKVPTE; encoded by the coding sequence ATGGCACGTTACGATAACTATACCAACAAAGAAATGCAAGCTGTCACCATTGCAAGACAGATCGAAGATGGTCAAATTGTCATCGTCGGTACCGGTCTTCCTTTAATTGGTGCAGCTGTAGCAAAACAAAAATACGCTCCGAACTGTAATCTTATTGTGGAATCCGGTCTGATGGACTGCTCTCCGATCGAAGTACCACGTTCTGTCGGCGACAACCGTCTCGGTGCACAATGTGCTGTACAATGGACTAATGTTCGCTTTGTAGGCTTTGAATATAATGAATGGCTTTTCGATCGTCAACGCATGATCGCATTTATCGGCGGCGCTCAAATCGATCCGTTCGGTAACGTGAACTCTACCGTTATCGGCGATTACAATCACCCAACCACACGCTTTACCGGTTCAGGCGGTGCCAACGGGATTGCAACCTATGTCAATACAGTTATCATGATGCAACACGAAAAACGTCGTTTTATTGAAAAAGTTGACTATGTCACTTCTCCCGGCTGGATGGACGGCCCCGGCGGACGTGAACGCGCAGGTATCCCTGGCAATGTAGGTCCTAAAATGGTTGTTACAGACAAAGGTATTTTGAAGTTTGACGACGATACAAAGAGAATGTATCTGGCAGGTTACTATCCTTCTTCCAGCCCTGAAGACGTCCTTGAAAACACCGGCTTTGATATTGATGTATCCCGTGCTGTAGAACTGGAAGCACCTGAAGAAGATGTCATCCGTCTCATCCGTGAAGAGATTGACCCTGGTCAAGCCTTCATTAAAGTCCCAACTGAATGA
- the gctA gene encoding glutaconate CoA-transferase subunit A, whose amino-acid sequence MSKIMNMKDAISKFVHDGDVISFGGFTTNRKPYAAVYEILRQGQKDFIVEAGPAGGDWDMMIGEGRVTAYINCYTANSGYTNVSRRFRKAIEHGDILFEDYSQDVEMMRLHAASLGLSYLPVKLMLGSDVAEKWGISEEERAKHDKLPNKKYEVVENPFAPGEKVLVAPVPKIDTAVIHAQMASPDGTVRIVGPEFHDIDIAIAAKHTIVTVEEIVSNEYIRREPTKNSIPGFCVDAIVHAPFGAHPAQCYDFYDYDPDFFKYYNVVSKGDDDFKGFMTEWVYDMEDHNAYLNKLGASRLLNLKVVPGYGYATDVLKKDDKEAK is encoded by the coding sequence ATGAGTAAAATAATGAACATGAAAGACGCCATCAGCAAATTTGTCCACGATGGCGATGTCATCAGCTTCGGTGGTTTCACAACCAATAGAAAACCGTATGCTGCTGTATATGAGATCCTGCGTCAAGGTCAAAAGGATTTCATTGTTGAAGCCGGTCCTGCCGGTGGCGACTGGGACATGATGATCGGTGAAGGCCGCGTTACTGCTTACATCAACTGCTATACTGCAAACTCCGGTTATACTAACGTATCCCGTCGCTTCAGAAAAGCCATCGAACACGGCGACATCCTTTTTGAAGATTATTCCCAAGACGTTGAGATGATGCGTCTGCACGCAGCGTCCCTCGGGTTGTCATATTTGCCTGTCAAGTTGATGCTGGGCAGCGACGTCGCTGAAAAATGGGGTATTTCCGAAGAAGAACGTGCAAAACATGACAAACTTCCTAATAAGAAATATGAAGTAGTAGAAAATCCGTTTGCTCCGGGTGAAAAAGTTCTGGTCGCACCGGTACCAAAGATTGATACTGCGGTCATCCATGCGCAAATGGCATCTCCGGACGGCACCGTGCGTATTGTCGGACCTGAATTCCACGACATCGACATTGCCATTGCTGCAAAACATACTATTGTCACTGTAGAAGAAATCGTAAGTAATGAATATATTCGCAGAGAACCGACCAAAAATTCTATTCCGGGATTCTGTGTTGACGCCATTGTACACGCACCGTTCGGCGCGCACCCTGCACAATGCTACGACTTCTATGATTACGATCCGGACTTTTTCAAATACTACAACGTAGTATCTAAAGGCGACGACGACTTCAAAGGCTTTATGACCGAGTGGGTTTATGATATGGAAGATCATAACGCCTACTTAAACAAGCTCGGTGCAAGCCGTCTGTTGAATCTCAAAGTTGTTCCCGGCTACGGCTATGCCACAGATGTCCTTAAGAAAGATGATAAGGAGGCAAAATAA
- a CDS encoding sodium ion-translocating decarboxylase subunit beta has product MFLISFILLYLAIKKEFEPLLLLPIAFGMMLANLPLAGLMDEADVWYNSGVLRIIYGGVKSNLFPCLIFMGVGAMTDFSPLIANPISLLLGAAAQFGIYIAFTIAIALGFTPQEAASIGIIGGADGPTAIFTTSQLAPHLLAPIAVAAYSYMALIPIIQPPIMKALTTKKERETKMVALRKVSKAEKVVFPVVVVLFTALLLPSVAPLLGLLMLGNLFKESGVTARLSDTAQNALMNIVTIMLGVTVGATANGDSFLNIQTIQIIALGLTAFACATMGGVLLGKVLYYVTGGKINPLIGSAGVSAVPMAARVSQVEGRKYNPTNFLLMHAMGPNVAGVIGSAVAAGLFLLVFG; this is encoded by the coding sequence ATGTTTCTAATATCCTTTATCCTTTTATATCTTGCGATTAAAAAGGAGTTTGAACCGCTCCTCTTGCTTCCTATCGCTTTCGGCATGATGCTTGCCAACTTACCGTTGGCAGGACTGATGGATGAAGCGGATGTGTGGTACAATTCCGGGGTTCTTAGAATCATCTACGGCGGCGTTAAGTCCAACCTCTTCCCTTGCCTGATCTTTATGGGCGTTGGAGCCATGACGGACTTCTCGCCACTGATCGCAAATCCTATTTCTCTGCTGCTCGGCGCAGCGGCTCAGTTCGGTATTTACATTGCCTTTACCATCGCTATCGCCCTTGGATTTACTCCGCAAGAAGCAGCATCCATTGGGATCATCGGCGGTGCTGACGGTCCAACGGCAATCTTTACCACCTCCCAATTGGCACCGCATCTTTTGGCGCCGATTGCCGTTGCGGCTTATTCCTACATGGCGTTGATTCCTATTATTCAGCCGCCAATTATGAAGGCGCTTACCACCAAAAAAGAACGTGAAACTAAAATGGTGGCACTTCGCAAAGTATCCAAAGCCGAAAAGGTCGTCTTCCCTGTTGTCGTCGTCCTCTTCACGGCACTGTTACTCCCGTCAGTAGCACCGCTCTTAGGTCTGTTGATGTTGGGTAACCTCTTTAAAGAATCTGGCGTCACGGCACGTCTTTCCGATACCGCTCAAAATGCATTGATGAACATTGTTACCATTATGCTGGGTGTCACCGTCGGCGCAACAGCCAATGGCGATTCATTCTTAAATATTCAAACCATTCAAATCATTGCACTTGGTCTTACAGCATTTGCCTGTGCGACAATGGGTGGGGTTCTTCTTGGTAAGGTTCTCTACTACGTCACCGGCGGCAAGATCAATCCGCTTATCGGTTCTGCAGGGGTATCTGCAGTACCAATGGCTGCACGAGTATCACAAGTTGAAGGTAGAAAATATAATCCTACCAACTTCTTACTCATGCATGCAATGGGTCCTAACGTTGCAGGGGTTATAGGCTCTGCAGTTGCAGCGGGATTATTCTTATTAGTATTTGGTTAA
- a CDS encoding biotin/lipoyl-containing protein — protein MKYQVKVDGRVYEVEVERAGGSSRPMSMADFGAPQAPAAPQYVAPQPAPQYVAPQPAPTPQPAPAPQAAPQPAPAPAKAPSGNGEAVESPMPGTILRVNVKDGDTVSAGDVILILEAMKMENEIVAPADGTVSLNVKQGDTVDTDQVLAEIK, from the coding sequence ATGAAATATCAAGTAAAAGTAGACGGAAGAGTATATGAAGTAGAAGTAGAACGTGCCGGCGGATCATCTCGCCCAATGTCTATGGCAGATTTTGGTGCGCCTCAAGCACCGGCAGCACCTCAATATGTTGCACCGCAACCAGCTCCTCAATATGTGGCACCACAACCTGCACCAACGCCACAACCGGCTCCAGCACCTCAAGCAGCGCCACAACCAGCTCCGGCACCTGCCAAAGCACCAAGCGGTAACGGTGAAGCTGTAGAATCTCCAATGCCCGGCACTATTCTTCGCGTCAACGTTAAAGATGGCGACACTGTATCTGCCGGAGATGTCATCCTCATTCTTGAAGCGATGAAGATGGAAAATGAAATCGTAGCACCTGCAGACGGTACGGTAAGCCTGAATGTAAAACAAGGGGACACTGTTGATACCGACCAAGTTTTAGCTGAAATTAAGTAA
- a CDS encoding OadG family protein: MELGGVSMWEGGMSIGQAVIFSFTGLSIVFLALISIALFVKLISTIVASISSGGSQKKNEQRPVKDTKAETKANDAEEEARIRAAIFAAIAEEESMDPEVLAALIGAVSREFRQPLDAFQIVSITEKF, translated from the coding sequence ATGGAATTAGGAGGTGTAAGTATGTGGGAAGGTGGTATGTCTATCGGCCAAGCGGTGATATTTTCATTTACAGGCTTGTCCATAGTCTTCTTAGCACTGATATCAATTGCTTTATTTGTTAAACTGATCTCAACGATTGTAGCTAGCATTTCTAGCGGCGGGTCGCAAAAAAAAAATGAACAGCGCCCGGTAAAAGACACCAAAGCCGAAACCAAAGCGAATGATGCGGAGGAAGAGGCACGTATTCGTGCGGCGATTTTTGCAGCGATAGCCGAAGAGGAGTCCATGGACCCTGAGGTTTTGGCGGCACTTATCGGCGCTGTATCAAGAGAATTTAGACAACCTTTAGATGCATTTCAAATTGTATCCATTACAGAAAAATTTTAA
- a CDS encoding DUF1858 domain-containing protein, which translates to MKVTKDTIIGDLLRERPQAVGTLMSYGMGCVMCPASQMESIQEAAMVHGLDADGLIEALNQQDAETN; encoded by the coding sequence ATGAAAGTAACTAAAGATACCATTATCGGCGATCTCTTGAGAGAACGCCCTCAGGCAGTAGGCACGTTGATGAGCTATGGCATGGGTTGTGTGATGTGTCCGGCATCTCAAATGGAATCCATTCAGGAAGCAGCTATGGTTCATGGCTTGGATGCCGACGGTTTAATCGAAGCCTTAAACCAACAGGATGCGGAAACTAACTAA
- a CDS encoding EFR1 family ferrodoxin (N-terminal region resembles flavodoxins. C-terminal ferrodoxin region binds two 4Fe-4S clusters.), with product MIALYFSGTGNSKFVAETMADHLGGVAYSIEAAMDFDALMVQTDTILVSYPVYASRVPKIMRDFVTAHRNGFRNKKLIILCTQMMYSGDGAKAFYHLVADCNVDVRYADHINMPNNIPNIPMVTIKDSEYHRKLRLAARKLKTIADRIQKGQKFLKGWGVLGSALGRVQRPIPDAQYDAKHVDAFLVSEDCIRCGLCVKHCPAKNLSMEAEGVTSHHRCTLCFRCVNLCPAKACTVMLHKPVRRQYRKLLPTVMSSNAGSDIQKEDSL from the coding sequence ATGATAGCACTTTATTTTTCCGGAACGGGCAATTCCAAATTTGTAGCAGAGACCATGGCAGATCACCTCGGGGGTGTGGCGTACAGCATTGAAGCGGCGATGGATTTTGATGCGCTGATGGTACAAACCGATACCATTCTTGTGAGCTATCCCGTCTATGCCTCCCGCGTACCGAAGATAATGCGCGATTTTGTCACAGCTCATCGCAATGGCTTTCGAAATAAAAAACTCATCATCCTCTGTACTCAAATGATGTACTCTGGAGACGGAGCTAAAGCTTTTTATCACTTGGTGGCGGACTGTAACGTGGATGTGCGTTATGCCGATCATATCAATATGCCGAACAATATCCCGAATATACCTATGGTGACGATCAAAGATAGCGAGTATCACCGCAAGCTGCGTCTTGCTGCGCGTAAACTCAAGACGATTGCAGATCGGATCCAAAAGGGACAGAAGTTTCTAAAAGGTTGGGGTGTGCTTGGATCGGCTTTGGGACGGGTACAGCGGCCGATACCGGACGCGCAGTATGACGCTAAACACGTCGACGCTTTTTTGGTGAGCGAGGATTGTATTCGCTGCGGCCTTTGTGTCAAGCACTGTCCGGCGAAGAATCTAAGCATGGAAGCAGAGGGTGTCACATCACACCACCGCTGCACGTTGTGTTTTCGCTGTGTGAATCTGTGTCCGGCGAAAGCCTGCACCGTCATGTTGCATAAACCGGTGAGACGGCAGTATCGTAAACTTTTACCCACAGTGATGAGCTCAAACGCCGGTAGTGACATACAAAAAGAGGACAGCTTATAA
- a CDS encoding copper amine oxidase N-terminal domain-containing protein codes for MKKKLTALLVMMMCVFTLVGCSTNMAAYTAKTQDVAKWAGTKVEGTMEAKVSVKDDNGETIDMTIPYTIKGVSEGQDKVDMNVVVDFTGLKALAKSEAATDEELAMIPDKFDMHMFVDGADIYIAKSYFDLFENLGMNGLKDIEEDYILIKTDDSAAGVDADVVNYLNSSEFEADLLAIIDKALKGYETKLDMVVDGNTFTFEATSDQLIDEGLNSLGTVAKNWPTVVPEIEKVLGKIVPAEAMKELNLATAFDGMNIDDVKKNVEEVKASFTGSKVKFVTTFEDDKYTQEGTFTVKFDNEFAMDLTQNYVMTKDETAKVELPTSVKAMTMNELLGLLMPAMDPAEPVFSVMVNEEPVVFADQQPVLKDNRTLVPFRGMLEALGAEVTWDEAAQKVTAVKDGKEVVLTIGSTEAMVDGKAVSLDVAAEISNGRTLVPLRFVAENLGYDVAFDNTTPGFFLITVATGDKAVEPAAEAPVDAAQPEAAPEAPKAEVTDATPEAPKADATVEAPAEAAQPEVKADATPEEEPSFILSDNPLLKSLHSPEAK; via the coding sequence ATGAAAAAGAAATTAACAGCACTTCTTGTGATGATGATGTGTGTGTTCACCTTAGTTGGGTGTAGTACCAACATGGCTGCGTACACTGCAAAGACACAAGATGTTGCTAAATGGGCCGGTACTAAAGTAGAAGGCACCATGGAAGCAAAAGTCTCTGTTAAAGATGACAATGGCGAAACCATCGATATGACCATCCCTTACACAATCAAAGGTGTGAGTGAAGGTCAAGACAAAGTAGATATGAATGTTGTTGTGGACTTTACCGGTCTCAAAGCCCTTGCTAAGAGCGAGGCGGCTACCGATGAAGAACTTGCTATGATTCCTGACAAGTTTGATATGCATATGTTTGTAGACGGCGCCGATATTTATATTGCAAAGAGCTATTTTGACCTCTTTGAAAATTTAGGTATGAACGGTCTTAAAGATATTGAAGAAGACTACATTCTCATTAAGACCGACGACAGTGCCGCCGGCGTGGATGCCGATGTGGTTAACTACCTGAATTCTTCAGAATTTGAAGCAGACCTTCTTGCCATTATCGACAAGGCACTTAAAGGTTATGAAACCAAGTTGGATATGGTAGTGGATGGCAATACCTTCACCTTTGAAGCGACTTCCGATCAACTTATCGACGAAGGATTGAACTCTCTTGGCACCGTGGCTAAAAACTGGCCAACTGTAGTACCTGAGATTGAAAAAGTGCTTGGTAAAATTGTACCTGCTGAAGCTATGAAAGAGTTGAATCTTGCCACTGCCTTTGACGGTATGAATATCGATGATGTGAAAAAGAATGTTGAAGAAGTGAAAGCCAGCTTCACAGGCTCTAAAGTAAAATTTGTCACTACTTTTGAAGATGACAAGTACACTCAAGAGGGCACTTTTACAGTGAAATTTGATAATGAGTTTGCTATGGATCTTACTCAAAATTACGTTATGACGAAAGATGAGACAGCTAAAGTTGAACTGCCTACCAGTGTAAAAGCTATGACTATGAATGAACTTCTCGGTCTGCTTATGCCGGCAATGGATCCTGCAGAACCGGTATTCAGTGTTATGGTTAACGAAGAACCGGTTGTCTTTGCAGATCAACAACCTGTGTTGAAAGACAACCGTACTTTAGTACCGTTCCGCGGTATGCTGGAAGCTCTCGGTGCAGAAGTAACTTGGGACGAAGCCGCTCAAAAAGTTACCGCTGTTAAAGACGGTAAAGAAGTTGTGCTCACTATCGGTTCAACGGAAGCTATGGTAGACGGCAAGGCTGTTAGCCTGGATGTTGCTGCTGAAATTTCCAACGGTCGTACGTTAGTTCCACTTCGTTTTGTAGCTGAAAACCTCGGTTACGATGTCGCGTTCGACAACACAACACCGGGATTTTTCCTCATCACGGTGGCAACAGGCGATAAGGCTGTTGAGCCGGCAGCTGAAGCACCTGTAGATGCAGCTCAACCTGAAGCAGCTCCTGAAGCTCCAAAAGCTGAGGTCACTGACGCAACACCTGAAGCTCCAAAGGCTGACGCTACAGTGGAAGCTCCTGCAGAAGCAGCTCAACCTGAAGTGAAAGCTGACGCAACACCTGAAGAAGAGCCATCTTTCATTTTGTCTGATAACCCACTTTTAAAGTCCCTTCACTCACCTGAAGCAAAATAA
- a CDS encoding MBL fold metallo-hydrolase yields MQFCSLSSGSSGNCQFIEYKDTKILIDAGHSGKKITALLQEIGQDIRDIDAIFVSHEHVDHAKGVGVLAKKYGLKVFATMETIMSMEPITKPIAHHQVYAFENGKGFDFKDLHILPMRSFHDCTNGSMFVIDGDVKVSVATDTGHLSTEHLQHMAGSKLYYLEANHDLDMLMQGSYPWSLKTRIASTHGHLSNDSAAKVLEQLLTRQGEIVMLSHLSKDNNTDTLAIDTVRNHLLRASLHDGVDYTVEVSPRDSVKFHHLGR; encoded by the coding sequence ATGCAATTCTGTTCTCTATCCAGCGGTTCCTCCGGGAACTGCCAATTCATTGAATATAAAGATACCAAGATTCTTATCGATGCCGGTCACTCGGGCAAGAAGATCACAGCCTTGCTTCAGGAGATCGGTCAGGACATTCGCGATATTGACGCCATTTTTGTCTCCCATGAGCACGTTGACCATGCGAAAGGCGTCGGTGTACTCGCCAAAAAATACGGGTTGAAAGTCTTTGCCACGATGGAAACAATTATGAGTATGGAGCCTATCACCAAACCGATTGCACACCACCAGGTTTATGCTTTTGAAAATGGTAAAGGGTTTGACTTTAAAGATCTTCACATTCTGCCCATGCGCTCTTTTCACGATTGCACCAACGGCTCCATGTTTGTCATTGACGGTGATGTCAAAGTGAGCGTGGCCACCGACACCGGTCACCTTAGCACCGAGCACCTGCAGCACATGGCGGGATCCAAACTCTACTATCTGGAAGCCAATCATGATCTGGATATGTTGATGCAGGGGTCTTATCCTTGGTCTCTAAAAACCCGCATTGCTTCAACCCACGGTCACTTATCCAACGATAGCGCTGCCAAGGTGCTTGAACAACTCCTTACTCGTCAAGGTGAGATCGTCATGTTGTCCCACTTGTCTAAAGATAACAACACCGACACCTTGGCCATAGATACTGTTCGCAACCATCTGTTACGCGCATCTCTTCACGACGGGGTGGACTACACTGTGGAAGTCTCCCCGAGAGACAGCGTAAAATTCCACCACCTGGGGAGGTAA
- the surE gene encoding 5'/3'-nucleotidase SurE, whose amino-acid sequence MNILVTNDDGYFAPGLKALAKALHDAGHNVTVMAPHQENSGMSHSITFLEALKVSPVTIEGLDVMAYSVSGTPADCVRAAVNILNRKFDFCFSGCNNGYNAGMDVLYSGTVSAAVEANLFNINAIAVSTEFKKTHMHYDTSARVALEVFDKIKDTLEPVQVVNINVPSMEYEKLSGIRAAKLGGVIQDHFDAEPQGDGFNIHLMRRDTQTYEKGTDRYLLQSGYATVTPLVYDFNNPALLHRLRDNL is encoded by the coding sequence ATGAATATTTTAGTCACCAACGACGACGGTTACTTCGCGCCGGGACTTAAAGCCTTGGCCAAAGCACTCCATGACGCCGGCCACAATGTCACCGTGATGGCGCCTCATCAAGAAAATTCAGGCATGAGCCACTCCATTACATTTCTTGAAGCACTCAAAGTCAGTCCCGTGACCATTGAAGGGTTGGACGTCATGGCCTATTCCGTTTCCGGCACGCCGGCAGACTGTGTCCGCGCCGCAGTCAATATTTTAAACCGCAAATTCGACTTTTGTTTTTCCGGTTGCAACAACGGCTACAACGCCGGCATGGACGTGCTCTACTCCGGCACGGTGTCCGCCGCTGTAGAAGCCAATCTTTTCAACATCAACGCCATTGCCGTGTCCACCGAATTCAAGAAAACCCATATGCACTACGACACCTCGGCCCGTGTGGCCCTGGAAGTCTTTGACAAAATCAAGGACACGTTGGAGCCGGTACAGGTGGTAAATATCAATGTCCCTTCCATGGAATATGAAAAGCTCTCCGGCATCCGTGCGGCGAAACTAGGCGGTGTAATTCAAGATCACTTTGATGCCGAACCTCAAGGTGACGGCTTCAACATTCACCTGATGCGGCGAGACACGCAGACCTATGAAAAAGGCACGGATCGCTATCTGCTCCAATCCGGCTATGCCACCGTAAC